One segment of Cutaneotrichosporon cavernicola HIS019 DNA, chromosome: 4 DNA contains the following:
- the OPI3 gene encoding uncharacterized protein (Catalyzes the second two steps of the methylation pathway of phosphatidylcholine biosynthesis, the SAM-dependent methylation of phosphatidylmonomethylethanolamine (PMME) to phosphatidyldimethylethanolamine (PDME) and of PDME to phosphatidylcholine (PC)): MDAIIDLIPPKVAAYIPGLDTSAYVYATGADLINFDKRSFWISVASIVFNPLYWNILARHEYREKTLQKIFGGSLGATYFFFVTIFSLGILRDYLYERAIAEQPHWELLTHPGFKALALALFGLGQLFVVTSIYALGLTGTYLGDYCGILMSHRVTSFPFNVLEDPMYVGSTMAFLGTAIWCESAAGLAISALVWIIYAIALKYEGPFTGMIYEKAAEVKAEAKRDAEEAKESKTSAPAPSTPPRKSERLAEAATTATASTAAPAATANGAATPRRRAAGRKSAIANETLAASPMRVTRSRSKARSDAEGSE; this comes from the exons ATGGACGCCATCATCGACCTCATTCCCCCCAAGGTCGCAGCCTATATCCCTGGCCTTGACACGTCGGCATACGTGTACGCCACCGGTGCGGACTTGATCAACTTTGATAAGCGCAGCTTCTGGATTTCCGTCGCCTCCATCGTCTTCAACCCCCTCTACTGGAAcatcctcgcgcgccatg AGTACCGCGAGAAGACGCTGCAGAAGATCTTCGGGGGTTCACTCGGTGCTACCTACTTCTTCTTCGTGACCATCTTCTCGCTCGGCATCCTCCGTGACTACCT TTACGAGCGCGCCATCGCTGAGCAGCCGCACTGGGAACTCCTCACTCACCCAGGATTCAaggcgctcgccctcgccctcttcggcctcggccagcTCTTCGTCGTCACCTCGATCTACGCACTCGGCCTCACCGGCACCTACCTCGGCGACTACTGCGGCATCCTCATGTCGCACCGCGTCACCAGCTTCCCATTCAACGTCCTTGAGGACCCGATGTACGTTGGCTCGACGATGGCTTTCCTCGGCACTGCCATCTGGTGCGAGAGCGCAGCGGGTCTCGCGATCTCGGCGCTCGTGTGGATCATCTATGCGATTGCCCTCAAGTACGAGGGGCCCTTCACCGGCATGATCTAcgagaaggccgccgaggttAAGGCAGAGGCAAAGCgtgatgccgaggaggccaaggagtCCAAGACGAGCGCCCCGGCCCCGTCGACTCCTCCCCGCAAGTCGGAGCGTCTTGCCGAGGCTGCtaccaccgccaccgcaTCCACGGCCGCACCAGCCGCGACTGCTAACGGGGCGGCGacgccccgccgccgcgcagcagGACGCAAGAGTGCCATCGCCAACGAGACCCTCGCGGCGAGCCCTATGCGCGTAACCCGCAGCCGCTCCAAGGCTCGctccgacgccgagggcagCGAGTAA
- a CDS encoding uncharacterized protein (YL1 nuclear protein), translating to MKEYKTVTQSRSRRSNAGNRMRELLDKAKQEDQEKDELFAEEADDGEFQEPAPTRDVFLDEFADTDDEAEDEDEDDDARLRREERRANKGKAVFNPFVKIRGPGPSGPQATAAELASLDPSIDVSKMAPSTLMLELRKQRREAKRLHRSDARRSNLRASTLRTEGEVIEREKAEKIALAASKKGRKAQHETGEVRGARPMSQAELIAAALEEEERNKEALTQWLRREEERRELRRVGRKRVRGPRWTFVSRTVGKLVEVVEDTPGVTPGETPAETPTETPAADETPGPSEPVEKDVSKEPGGDKMDVDVVDKPSEAASQSASAPVVAPPADGAASIPAASTPEPGPSVPVATTLESGPSSAPGPASTAGPSQPASSGPSTQPAGPSQPQGVSKPEQSASTTEPVAPPPKTAPSTTTPSPDADPEVPTGPYERNYLILSQVPGGLPAELRLILGDHVDWSDVKVIPARNRPINRKPPTDPLTGLPARYRHPESMVPYASAESYQVLQALLENRYVWTEGGWWGGGEGDVAAEGVEEIPGWKEACVRGWVAGKRVGEEGEMIEVDGEEVEEVEMEGEEGEEVGEEGEAEAEAEGEEEMEEEVEAVVGKGKSKARRSAPKSRSRKKAAPKKSASKAKASAPGTAKKAKSKRRR from the exons ATGAAGGAGTACAAGACGGTCACCCAGAGCCGATCGCGGCGCAGCAATGCGGGTAACCG CatgcgcgagctgctggacaaggccaagcaggAGGAccaggagaaggacgagctgttcgccgaggaagccgaCGATGGCGAGTTCCAGGAGCCCGCACCAACGCGTGACGTCTTCCTGGACGAGTTTGCAGATACGGACGATGAGgcagaggatgaggacgaagacgacgatGCGCGCTTGCGCCGCGAGGAACGCAGGGCAaacaagggcaaggccgTGTTCAACCCGTTCGTCAAGATCCGGGGTCCCGGTCCCTCCGGCCCACAGGCCACGGCCGCCGAACTTGCCTCGCTCGACCCCAGCATCGACGTGTCCAAGATGGCTCCGTCGACGCTCATGCTCGAGCTACGCAAGCAGCGTCGCGAGGCTAAGCGCCTGCACCGCTCTGATGCGCGACGGTCCAACCTCCGCGCGTCCACTCTGCGGACGGAGGGAGAGGTTAtcgagagggagaaggCTGAGAAGATCGCACTTGCTGCGAGCAAGAAGGGTCGCAAGGCGCAGCATGAAACTGGCGAGgtgcgaggcgcgcgaccgATGAGCCAGGCCGAGCTGATTGCCGCTGCgctggaagaggaagagcgtAACAAGGAGGCACTTACACAGTGGTTGCGGCGCGAGGAAGAAAGGCGCGAGTTGCGACGCGTAGGACGGAAGCGCGTACGTGGGCCGCGATGGACGTTTGTCAGCCGCACTGTGGGCAAGCTCgttgaggtcgtcgaggacacgCCTGGTGTCACGCCGGGCGAGACGCCAGCTGAGACACCAACCGAGACTCCAGCAGCAGACGAGACGCCAGGACCGAGTGAGCCTGTCGAGAAGGATGTCTCGAAAGAGCCTGGAGGTGACAAGATGGACGTCGATGTGGTGGACAAGCCAAGCGAGGCGGCATCGCAGAGCGCCTCGGCTCCTGTCGTCGCGCCTCCAGCTGATGGAGCGGCGTCCATCCCGGCGGCTTCGACACCTGAGCCAGGACCATCTGTCCCGGTCGCGACGACCTTAGAATCTGGTCCATCAAGTGCTCCGGGCCCAGCATCGACCGCAGGTCCATCACAGCCCGCATCTTCCGGCCCCTCCACACAGCCCGCTGGCCCTTCACAGCCACAGGGCGTATCCAAACCTGAACAATCTGCATCTACTACAGAACCCGTCGCTCCCCCTCCAAAGACAGCACCTTCCACAACCACACCGTCGCCCGACGCAGACCCAGAAGTCCCCACCGGCCCCTACGAGCGCAACtacctcatcctctcgcAAGTACCCGGCGGATTGCCTGCCGAGCTACGCCTAATCTTGGGGGACCACGTTGACTGGTCCGACGTCAAGGTCATTCCAGCGCGCAATAGGCCTATCA ACCGCAAACCGCCGACCGATCCCCTCACCGGGCTGCCGGCGCGATACCGTCATCCCGAGAGCATGGTGCCATACGCTAGCGCCGAAAGTTATCAGGTCCTCCAGGCTTTGTTGGAGAATCGATACGTTTGGACTGAGggcgggtggtggggtggtggagaaggGGATGTGGCGGCGGAaggggtcgaggagattCCGGGGTGGAAGGAGGCTTGTGTTCGGGGGTGGGTTGCGGGGAAGcgggtgggagaggagggtgagatGATAGAGGTGGATGGtgaagaggttgaggaggtggagatggaaggcgaggagggtgaggaggtcggggaggagggcgaggccgaggccgaggccgagggcgaggaggagatggaagaggaggtcgaAGCTGTCGTCGGCAAAGGCAAGAGCAAAGCTCGTCGTTCGGCACCCAAGTCTAGAAGCAGGAAGAAGGCTGCGCCCAAGAAGTCCGCAAGCAAGGCTAAGGCCAGCGCACCAGGAaccgccaagaaggccaagagCAAGCGCAGGCGCTAA
- the MLH3 gene encoding uncharacterized protein (MutL C terminal dimerisation domain): MTDGTRIERLCRPTATRLRSSLVIPSLPQVLTELAHNALDAGATRIECWVNLVPGDESARLEDDGHGIGLEDLGIVGQRYSTSKETEGWSGNGVYGFRGEALASIAALSLMEISSREPDGETYSKIVRNGQTIYLGKARHDLGRAQGTTIFVRDLFHAIPVRRASLAAAPASSLTACRQAIEALVLVAPKVRWTLWEDKLGGMRKALHWGGGKNSTEAFRGIYGHASVERVLKIRVSSGDRRMDGFISLEGAFTKAHQHLYINGYSVASSELRKLIERRFAASQFSALSNNLDDGSAAPTKKRPSPRRLERFPVYVLNISLPSSEVDAAYDARKSTIGYKQQPGRTRAFVIAVIDDFLRKNGFGVPRCGTDSPVPSPSKPLSPRQSGRSSTAIPEEREPNPARRLFLLSYRLGSVTPNALDSPPAGDDTLEPEADKPLDDQDSVPMPETEPFSIEELLKTSGQVITRTRTFEERDDEEPTTYVTSWLPPVPSDMKFTHQSITSATVLPQVDRKFVPCVMLAEDHSKAQPKALVVIDQHAADERVAVEQILDALNEGFARNDILVTELGEGLVRVVLTRQEMAALETPGVREVVRRWGIGLDDTVASKGEYTQVNATCVPKLLDARLGRKNPTELTRLLRLYLPELADHISEIQVLTMVLDRGTRDRAHSWASVQRWMPQEMVELANSKACRGAIMFEDRLDTDQCERLVGQLGAARNPWICAHGRPTLAPLTLIPQYRPPARRPIDWAAWKRKHFEQPRPSAV; this comes from the exons ATGACCGACGGCACACGTATCGAGCGCCTATGCAGACCGACAGCGACACGACTGAGGTCTTCCCTCGTCATCCCCTCGCTTCCGCAAGTTCTCACGGAACTTGCGCACAACGCGCTTGACGCCGGCGCAACCCGCATCGAGTGCTGGGTCAACCTCGTCCCCGGTGACGAgagcgcgcgcctcgaggacgacggaCACGGTATCGGGCTAGAGGACCTCGGTATTGTGGGACAACGATACA GCACAAGCAAGGAGACGGAGGGATGGTCCGGTAACGGCGTCTACGGGTTTCGCGGAGAGGCGCTCGCGTCCATAGCCGCGCTCTCGTTAATGGAGATATCCTCCCGCGAACCAGATGGTGAGACGTATTCGAAGATCGTGCGG AACGGTCAGACGATATACCTCGGCAAGGCCCGACACGATCTCGGCCGTGCACAGGGTACTACAATCTTCGTCCGCGACCTCTTCCATGCGATTCCGGTGCGCCGCGCATCACTCGCTGCGGCCCCGGCGTCTTCCCTCACGGCATGTCGACAGGCGATTGAGgcactcgtcctcgtcgcgcccaAGGTCCGGTGGACGCTGTGGGAGGACAAGCTGGGTGGCATGCGGAAGGCCCTCCATTGGGGCGGG ggcAAGAACAGCACCGAGGCGTTCCGCGGGATATATGGGCACGCAagcgtcgagcgcgtgctGAAGATACGCGTGTCGTCTGGCGACAGGCGAATGGACGGGTTCATTagcctcgagggcgcgttTACCAAGGCACACCAGCATCTCT ACATCAACGGCTATTCTGTTGCGAGCTCGgagctgcgcaagctcaTAGAACGCCGTTTCGCTGCGAGCCAGTTCTCCGCCTTG TCTAACAATCTGGACGACgggagcgcggcgcccACGAAGAAGCGGCCCTCACCCCGCCGACTGGAGCGGTTCCCCGTCTACGTCCTCAACATCAGCCTGCCTTCCAGCGAAGTTGATGCCGCATACGATGCACGCAAGTCGACGATCGGGTACAAG cagcagcctgGCAGAACGCGTGCGTTCGTCATCGCCGTCATCGACGACTTCCTCCGCAAGAACGGGTTTGGCGTGCCAAGATGTGGCACTGACTCACCTGTCCCGAGTCCCAGCAAACCACTCTCCCCGCGTCAGTCCGGCCGGAGCTCCACAGCTATCCccgaggagcgggagcCAAACCCGGCGAGGAGGTTATTCTTATTGAGCTACCGCCTTGGTAGTGTCACCCCTAATGCTCTGGACAGCCCGCCGGCCGGTGACGATACGTTGGAGCCTGAGGCGGACAAGCCGCTTGATGACCAGGACAGTGTGCCTATGCCAGAGACAGAGCCGTTCTCGATTGAAGAGCTGCTCAAG ACCTCTGGTCAGGTCATCACACGCACACGCACGTTCGAAGAGCGCGACGATGAAGAGCCAACAACATACGTGACGTCCTGGCTACCGCCCGTGCCGTCCGATATGAAGTTCACTCACCAATCCATTACGTCTGCCACTGTCCTGCCACAGGTGGACCGCAAATTCGTCCCCTGTGTAATGCTGGCTGAGGACCACTCCAAGGCACAGCCAAAGGCCCTAGTCGTTATCGACCAGCACGCCGCAGATGAGCGCGTTGCCGTGGAACAGATCCTGGACGCGTTGAACGAGGGCTTTGCGCGCAATGACATTCTGGtcaccgagctcggggAGGGCCTAGTGCGAGTGGTCCTCACACGGCAGGAGATGGCGGCACTCGAGACCCCAGGTGTCCGTGAGGTCGTCCGGCGTTGGGGCAttggccttgacgacaCCGTAGCGTCCAAGGGTGAATACACCCAAGTCAACGCGACCTGCGTCCCTAAGCTACTCGACGCTCGGCTTGGACGCAAGAACCCGACCGAGCTCACCCGCCTGCTCCGCCTCTATCTCCCTGAGCTAGCTGATCACATCTCTGAAATCCAAGTGCTCACCATGGTCCTCGACCGCGGGACCCGTGACCGCGCCCACAGCTGGGCGAGCGTGCAGCGCTGGATGCCGCAAGAGatggtcgagctcgccaactCAAAGGCATGTCGCGGTGCAATCATGTTTGAGGACCGTCTCGACACTGATCAGTGCGAGCGGCTTGTGGGGCAGCTTGGTGCCGCCCGTAACCCTTGGATCTGCGCTCACGGACGTCCAACGCTCGcgccactcaccctcatACCACAGTATCGACCTcctgcgcgccgcccaaTTGACTGGGCCGCATGGAAGCGCAAGCACTTCGAGCAGCCCCGCCCCAGCGCAGTATAG
- the MCA1 gene encoding uncharacterized protein (Caspase domain), producing the protein MSFLNQALHMYQVYEQATHQGGQGQGGQQYPGQQYQQQPQQQQQQYSSPSSAPPGYYAAPSSRPPPPSYPQEQYQNYQAPDSYHQYQAPSGPPPPKNQSAPQPQGTVGQQTDGSGHVFQYSNCSGAKKALLIGINYYGSQNQLKGCINDVHNVQEMLNQRFGYRSEDTVILTDDARDARSQPTRDNMIRAMQWLVHDAKPNDSLFFHYSGHGTLTDAVSADDYEGHAEAICPVDFQRAGLLVDDDLYTLLVKPLPVGCRLTAVFDSCHSGSAVDLPYAYSTKGTVKEPNLFANAAPDLMNAGIAVLSGNDLGALMTAFGAASKAYHTKSGVALARQTKTAGADVIAWGGCKDSQTSADTQEAGQATGAMSYAFVRAINTHQRVSYQQFLVALREEMQRGGYSQKPQLSACHPIDTSLEFII; encoded by the exons ATGTCCTTCCTGAACCAGGCGCTCCACATGTACCAGGTCTACGAGCAGGCCACCCACCAGGGCGGCCAGGGTCAAGGTGGTCAGCAATACCCGGGCCAGCAATACCAACAACAACCacagcagcaacaacaacaataCTCGTCCCCGTCGAGCGCCCCACCGGGATACTACGCTGCGCCATCTtcgcgtccgcctccgccctcGTATCCGCAGGAGCAGTATCAGAACTACCAGGCCCCCGATTCGTATCATCAATACCAGGCGCCGTCCGGACCACCCCCGCCCAAGAACCAGTCGGCCCCGCAACCCCAGGGAACGGTTGGACAGCAGACGGATGGGTCGGGACACGTGTTCCAGTACTCGAACTGTTCGGGTGCGAAGAAGGCGTTATTG ATCGGGATCAACTATTATGGATCACAGAATCAGTTGAAGGGATGCATCAACGACGTGCACAACGTCCAGGAGATGCTCAATC AGAGGTTTGGATACCGGTCAGAAGATACTGTTATCCTCACCGATGACGCTCGAGACGCGCGATCGCAGCCGACACGCGACAATATGATTCGAGCGATGCAGTGGCTCGTTCACGACGCCAAGCCTAACGACTCGCTCTTCTTCCATTA CTCGGGACACGGTACCCTCACGGACGCTGTCAGTGCCGACGACTATGAAGGACATGCTGAAG CTATCTGTCCTGTAGACTTCCAGAGAGCTGGACTACTGGTAGACGATGACC TGTacaccctcctcgtcaagccTCTTCCCGTAGGCTGCCGCTTGACTGCCGTCTTCGACTCGTGCCACTCGGGCTCGGCCGTTGATCTTCCATATGCT TACTCGACCAAAGGCACCGTCAAGGAGCCCAACCTCTTTGCCAACGCTGCTCCGGACCTCATGAATGCTGGAATTGCCGTTCTGAGCGGTAACGATCTGGGTGCGCTCATGACGGCATTTGGAGCAGCCTCCAAAGCCTACCACACCAAGAGTGGGGTTGCCCTCGCTCGCCAGACCAAGACGGCTGGTGCGGATGTGATTGCGTGGGGAGGGTGCAAGGACTCACAGACAAGTGCGGATACCCAGGAAGCCGGTCAGGCGACTGGAGCCATGTCTTAT GCATTCGTCCGTGCAATCAACACCCACCAGCGGGTCAGCTACCAGCAGTTCCTGGTGGCTCTGCGTGAGGAGATGCAACGCGGTGGATATTCCCAGAAGCCGCAGCTGTCTGCCTGCCATC CAATCGACACTTCTCTGGAATTCATCATTTGA
- a CDS encoding uncharacterized protein (Carboxylesterase family) → MLLSTLLVGLLSGVAAQTATSSAFDAQATRPSSVLGNATAFVHTKFHSPSGPVKVTGMRQDNLGIFLGIPFAQPPVGDLRFKPPVPASYGKHIKATEQPPACLQQAGSVAANVSGTSEDCLFVNVITPANALGKECDLKDLPVLVWIYGGGFYGGSAILYTSPSLASHALNSGKPIVLVTIGYRVGIFGFGHGKEMRANGAMNLGLRDQLLGMQWVKDNIASFGGDPCKITIFGESAGAMSVSAHMLNETQDLFRGAIMESGTVTSLGGFGNDTIYQEPYDRLVEFAGCNGTDNSFQCLKGLSGEALLAAQVEMTTSKFAWTWGYPFGPAIDGDIIPASPYHMISNGSFSKVPFITGCNSDEGTTFIYASLSQQLTDWPLSTAIEVAYPFPLPQEFYDRIEDFYPRDGTGCPFNSGTDLFNGSVSAAWKQVTAVFTDLLMQSRRRWMLRTANEYGLNKTWSYEFRGYSPPDPPYWGSSHEAEKPYVFGRAVAELGYSPDQVALGKAMMDYWVNFVYFLDPNGEGDSGLAPWPTHDFPANKNSLEMDIGSLQVIQDDFREESIAFINNPTNAFYIRKRGN, encoded by the exons ATGTTGCTGTCCACTCTCCTTGTGGGCCTGCTTTCAGGAGTTGCCGCTCAGACGGCtacgtcctcggccttcgACGCACAGGCCACCCGCCCATCCTCGGTCCTGGGCAACGCGACAGCGTTCGTCCATACCAAGTTCCATTCGCCCAGCGGACCCGTCAAGGTCACGGGTATGCGGCAGGACAACCTGGGCATCTTCCTCGGTATTCCCTTCGCGCAACCCC ccgtCGGCGATCTCCGATTCAAGCCGCCCGTGCCTGCGAGCTATGGGAAGCATATCAAGGCGACGGAACAGCCGCCAGCGTGTCTCCAACAGGCGGGTTCTGTGGCTGCTAACGTGAGCGGTACGAGTGAGGACTGCCTGTTCGTCAACGTGATCACTCCGGCGAATGCCCTCGGGAAGGAGTGCGATCTCAAGGACCTGCCCGTCCTAGTGTGGAT CTATGGCGGTGGATTCTATGGCGGGTCGGCCATTCTGTACACCAGCCCATCGCTCGCGTCTCACGCTCTGAACAGC GGCAAACCAATCGTCCTTGTGACCATCGGATACCGGGTCGGCATTTTCGGCTTTGG ACACGGCAAGGAGATGAGGGCGAATGGCGCGATGAACCTTGGTCTCCGTGAtcagctcctcggcatgCAGTGGGTCAAGGACAACATTGCGAgcttcggcggcgaccCATGCAAGATTACGATCTTCGGCGAGTCGGCAGGCGCAATGTCGGTCAGCGCGCACATGTTGAACGAGACGCAGGACCTTTtccgcggcgcg attATGGAGTCGGGGACTGTGACGTCACTGGGTGGCTTTGGGAATGATACCATCTACCAGGAGCCGTATGACAGGCTGGTCGAGTTTGCGGGTTGTAACGGAACAGACAACTCGTTCCAGTGCCTCAAAGGCCTGTCGGGAGAGGCCCTCCTCGCAGCACAGGTGGAGATGACCACGTCAAAGTTCGCCTGGACTTGGGGGTACCCGTTCGGCCCGGCTATTGACGGAGACATCATTCCCGCTTCGCCTTACCACATGATCAGCAATGGCTCATTCTCCAAGGTTCCGTTTATCACCGGCTGCAACAGCGATGA GGGCACGACGTTCATCTACGCCAGTCTGAGCCAGCAACTCACCGATTGGCCTCTCTCGACTGCCATTGAGGTCGCGTATCCCTTTCCCCTGCCGCAGGAGTTCTACGACCGTATCGAGGATTTCTACCCGCGCGACGGGACCGGATG CCCATTCAACTCTGGCACTGATCTTTTCAACGGTTCTGTCTCGGCAGC CTGGAAACAGGTGACGGCGGTCTTCACTGACCTGCTCATGCAGTCGCGCCGGCGCTGGATGCTGCGCACTGCCAACGAGTACGGCTTGAACAAGACGTGGTCGTACGAGTTCCGCGGTTACAGCCCGCCCGACCCTCCCTACTGGGGCA GCTCgcacgaggccgagaaaCCATATGTCTTCGGCCGCGccgttgccgagctcggctaCAGCCCCGACCAGGTTGCGCTGGGCAAGGCGATGATGGACTACTG ggtCAACTTTGTCTACTTCCTTGATCCCaatggcgagggcgactcGGGCCTGGCCCCCTGGCCAACGCACGACTTCCCGGCCAACAAGAACTcgctcgagatggacaTTGGGAGCCTGCAGGTCATCCAGGACGACTTCCGTGAGGAGAGCATTGCATTCATCAACAACCCTACGAACGCGTTCTACATCCGTAAGCGGGGGAATTGA
- the EFT2 gene encoding uncharacterized protein (Elongation factor G, domain IV) → MVNFTVDEIRALMDKPSNIRNMSVIAHVDHGKSTLTDSLVSKAGIIASSKAGEMRFTDTRQDEIDRGITIKSTAVSMYFPLPKEDLVDIKQKTEGAEFLINLIDSPGHVDFSSEVTAALRVTDGALVVVDCVEGVCVQTETVLRQSLTERVKPVLVVNKVDRALLELQVSKEDLYQSFSRTVESVNVIISTYADPALGDVQVYPDQGTVAFGSGLHGWAFTLRSFAGRYAKKFGVDKAKLMPKLWGDNYFNPKTKKWTKSSDAGVERAFNMFVLDPIFRLFDSIMNFKKDEIPKLLEKLEIKLSSDEKDLEGKQLLKIVMKKFLPAGDTLLEMIVINLPSPVTAQRYRVETLYEGPMDDESAIGIRDCDPKGPLMVYISKMVPTSDKGRFYAFGRVFSGTVSSGPKVRIQGPNFVPGKKDDSVIKSIQRTVLMMGRTTESIEDCPAGNIIGLVGIDQFLLKSGTITTSETAHNMRVMKFSVSPVVQVAVECKNAADLPKLVEGLKRLSKSDPCVKTWMGETGEIIVAGAGELHLEICLNDLENDHAGVPLRKSDPVVGYRETIQAESSMTALSKSQNKHNRLWVKAEPLGEELTKDIEDGKVAPRDDPKIRARYLADTYGWDVTDARKIWAFGPDTTGPNVFLDASKGVQYMNEIKDSVVAAFQWATKEGAVAEEPMRGCKFAIIDCTLHTDAIHRGGGQIIPTARRVTYAAQLLSQPGLQEPMFLVEIAVPESAQGGVYSVLNVRRGQVFSAEQRPGTPMYTMKAYLPVAESFGFNADLRAATGGQAFPQAVFDHWALLGGDASEKGSKVNEIAVKIRTRKGLKPDVPLLEHYYDKL, encoded by the exons ATG GTCAA CTTcaccgtcgacgagatccG TGCCCTCATGGACAAGCCGTCCAACATCCGTAACATGTCGGTCATTGCCCACGTCGACCACGGCAAGTCGACTCTTACCGACTCGCTCGTCTCGAAGGCCGGTATTATTGCCTCGTCGAAGGCCGGTGAGATGCGCTTCACCGACACTCG TCAGGACGAGATTGACCGTGGTATCACCATCAAGTCGACCGCCGTCTCGATGTacttccccctccccaagGAGGACCTCGTTGACATCAAGCAGAAGACTGAGG GCGCCGAGTTCCTGATCAACCTGATTGACTCCCCCGGTCACGTCGACTTCTCGTCCGAGGTTACTGCCGCTCTCCGTGTTACCGACGGTGCGCTTGTTGTCGTCGACTGCGTTGAGGGTGTCTGTGTCCAGACCGAGACCGTCCTTCGTCAGTCGCTCACTGAGCGTGTCAAGCCCGTCCTTGTTGTCAACAAGGTCGACCgtgcgctcctcgagctccaggTCTCCAAGGAGGACCTTTACCAGTCGTTCTCGCGTACCGTCGAGTCGGTTAACGTCATCATCTCGACCTACGCCGACCCCGCCCTCGGTGATGTCCAGGTCTACCCCGACCAGGGCACCGTCGCTTTCGGCTCGGGTCTCCACGGCTGGGCCTTCACCCTCCGCTCGTTCGCTGGCCGTTACGCCAAGAAGTTCGGTGTCGACAAGGCTAAGCTTATGCCCAAGCTCTGGGGCGACAACTACTTCAACCCCAAGACCAAGAAGTGGACCAAGTCGTCGGacgctggcgtcgagcgtgcCTTCAACATGTTCGTTCTTGACCCCATCTTCCGCCTCTTCGACTCGATCATGAACttcaagaaggacgagatCCCGaagctcctcgagaagctcgagaTCAAGCTCAGCTccgacgagaaggaccTTGAGGGCAagcagctcctcaagaTTGTCATGAAGAAGTTCCTTCCCGCCGGTGACACCCTCCTTGAGATGATTGTCATCAACCTCCCCTCGCCCGTCACTGCCCAGCGCTACCGTGTCGAGACCCTCTACGAGGGCCccatggacgacgagtcggcCATCGGTATCCGTGACTGCGACCCCAAGGGTCCCCTCATGGTCTACATCTCCAAGATGGTTCCCACCTCGGACAAGGGTCGCTTCTACGCTTTCGGCCGTGTCTTCTCGGGCACTGTCTCGTCGGGCCCCAAGGTCCGTATCCAGGGCCCCAACTTCGTTCCcggcaagaaggacgacTCGGTCATCAAGTCGATCCAGCGCACTGTCCTCATGATGGGCCGTACCACCGAGTCGATCGAGGACTGCCCCGCCGGCAACATTATCGGTCTCGTCGGTATCGACCAGTTCCTCCTCAAGTCGGGTACCATCACCACCTCGGAGACTGCCCACAACATGCGCGTCATGAAGTTCTCGGTCTCGCCCGTCGTCCAGGTTGCCGTCGAGTGCAAGaacgccgccgacctcccCAAGCTTGTCGAGGGTCTTAAGCGTCTCTCCAAGTCTGACCCCTGTGTCAAGACCTGGATGGGCGAGACTGGTGAGATTATCGTTGCTGGTGCCGGTGAGCTCCACCTCGAGATCTGcctcaacgacctcgagaacgACCACGCTGGTGTTCCCCTCCGCAAGTCGGACCCCGTCGTCGGCTACCGTGAGACCATCCAGGCCGAGTCGTCGATGACCGCTCTCTCCAAGTCGCAGAACAAGCACAACCGTCTCTgggtcaaggccgagccccttggtgaggagctcaccaaggacattgaggacggcaaggtcgccCCCCGTGACGACCCTAAGATCCGTGCTCGTtacctcgccgacaccTACGGCTGGGACGTCACCGACGCCCGTAAGATCTGGGCCTTTGGCCCCGACACCACCGGCCCCAACGTCTTCCTTGACGCCTCCAAGGGTGTTCAGTACATGAACGAGATCAAGGACTCGGTTGTCGCCGCCTTCCAGTGGGCCACCAAGGAGGGTGCCGTCGCTGAGGAGCCCATGCGTGGATGCAAGTTCGCCATCATTGACTGCACGCTCCACACCGACGCTATCCACCGTGGTGGTGGTCAGATCATCCCCACCGCTCGCCGCGTCACCTACGCCGCGCAGCTTCTCTCGCAGCCGGGTCTCCAGGAGCCCATGTTCCTCGTCGAGATTGCCGTCCCGGAGTCGGCCCAGGGTGGTGTCTACTCGGTCCTCAACGTTCGTCGTGGCCAGGTCTTCTCGGCTGAGCAGCGCCCCGGTACCCCCATGTACACCATGAAGGCGTACCTCCCCGTCGCCGAGTCCTTCGGCTtcaacgccgacctccGTGCCGCCACCGGTGGCCAGGCCTTCCCCCAGGCCGTCTTCGACCACTgggcgctcctcggcggtgaCGCTTCGGAGAAGGGCTCCAAGGTCAACGAG ATTGCCGTGAAGATCAGGACTCGCAAGGGCCTCAAGCCCGACGTGCCCCTGCTCGAGCA CTACTACGACAAGCTCTAA